The Pirellulales bacterium genome has a window encoding:
- the repB gene encoding plasmid partitioning protein RepB, with the protein MSRQIFGKTPAEGAGSETPAVPVEPRVARKPLMGLETLAPRKEGQPVGAFGASLSKLNERGKHAEEIEKKLASGQIIVELDTTLIDPSFVSDRMPLTDAALSDLVDAIRESTQLSPILVRPHPDVPGRYQTAFGHRRVRAVSILGLPVRAIVRELTDEEMVVAQGQENHARKDLSYIEKAQFARRLENRQFSRATIMAALSIYKSDLSNMLSVAHTIPEELIEAIGPAPNTGRRGWIELAELLKTAKQIDSARKAAAAPLTQAQDSDDRFRAVLSALKPAPAKSKTDVLKDGEGAKIGKVASNAHRLVVTVDRKHAPAFADYLAKKLPDLMADFAKQADGKDGT; encoded by the coding sequence GTGAGCCGTCAGATCTTTGGCAAAACGCCAGCAGAAGGCGCCGGGAGCGAAACGCCTGCGGTGCCGGTCGAACCGCGCGTGGCGCGCAAGCCGCTCATGGGGTTAGAGACACTGGCCCCCCGCAAAGAAGGCCAGCCGGTGGGAGCGTTCGGCGCCTCGCTGAGCAAGCTAAACGAGCGCGGCAAGCATGCGGAAGAGATCGAGAAAAAGCTCGCGTCCGGCCAAATCATTGTTGAGCTCGATACCACGCTGATCGATCCGTCCTTCGTATCAGATCGCATGCCGCTCACCGACGCGGCATTGTCCGACTTGGTCGACGCGATCCGAGAAAGCACGCAGCTCAGCCCGATTTTGGTTCGCCCGCACCCCGACGTTCCGGGACGCTACCAAACGGCCTTCGGTCATCGCCGTGTCCGCGCCGTCTCCATCCTGGGTCTGCCGGTGCGCGCGATCGTGCGCGAGCTCACCGACGAAGAAATGGTGGTGGCGCAGGGCCAGGAAAACCACGCCCGCAAAGACCTGTCCTACATTGAGAAGGCGCAGTTCGCCCGTCGCTTGGAGAACCGGCAGTTTAGCCGCGCCACCATCATGGCGGCGCTGTCGATCTACAAAAGCGATCTGTCCAACATGCTGTCGGTCGCCCACACCATTCCGGAAGAATTGATCGAGGCCATCGGCCCGGCTCCCAACACAGGACGCCGGGGTTGGATTGAATTGGCCGAATTGCTCAAGACGGCCAAGCAAATCGACAGTGCACGCAAAGCAGCCGCCGCCCCGCTGACGCAGGCCCAAGACAGCGACGACCGCTTCCGTGCTGTGCTGTCGGCGCTGAAGCCCGCGCCGGCCAAGTCCAAGACGGACGTTCTGAAAGACGGGGAGGGGGCCAAGATCGGCAAGGTGGCTAGCAACGCGCACCGCCTGGTCGTGACGGTGGACCGCAAGCACGCGCCGGCCTTCGCCGACTATTTGGCGAAGAAACTTCCCGATCTGATGGCCGACTTCGCAAAACAGGCGGACGGAAAG